From a region of the Odoribacter splanchnicus DSM 20712 genome:
- a CDS encoding DNA alkylation repair protein, with amino-acid sequence MDFSIIDPHTNAVFQQILSRIRRLQSGGTIDSLQDIGANTDHQIGASYVSLKELSAAYPPDEKLALLLWNQGQREEQIVACLLFPQDLNKEKITQLAPHCLHFEIAGYLGSLYLYKRPDLLELAEEWLNSENPFMQLAIMTALARYLILNKESDKISKDYFRTVVNRNYKDKYVQLAAERYRFNI; translated from the coding sequence CATACGAACGCAGTTTTTCAGCAAATACTTTCACGTATCCGTCGTCTTCAAAGCGGAGGGACGATCGATAGCCTGCAAGACATCGGCGCTAATACCGATCATCAGATCGGTGCCAGTTACGTTTCCCTGAAAGAATTGTCAGCAGCTTATCCGCCCGATGAAAAATTGGCCCTTTTGTTATGGAATCAAGGACAAAGAGAAGAGCAAATCGTGGCCTGCCTGCTTTTCCCTCAAGATTTAAATAAAGAAAAAATTACGCAATTAGCACCTCACTGTCTCCATTTTGAAATTGCCGGTTATTTAGGTTCGCTTTATTTATATAAACGCCCGGATTTACTTGAATTAGCGGAAGAATGGCTCAATTCAGAAAACCCGTTCATGCAGCTGGCAATCATGACAGCCCTTGCCAGATACCTCATTTTAAATAAAGAGAGTGACAAAATATCTAAAGATTACTTTCGTACTGTTGTCAACCGGAATTATAAAGACAAGTATGTTCAGTTAGCAGCCGAACGCTATCGTTTTAACATTTAA